The Betta splendens chromosome 2, fBetSpl5.4, whole genome shotgun sequence nucleotide sequence TCTGTCTGGCTAATTTCGTACAGTAGAATGTGAAATGCTAGTTTGTGATGCTAGCTGGCGTTCACGCTAAGCTATAGCTTAGCTTGTTGGGCGCAGCTTTGCTGAGTTGTGGTATTAGCGCTAACACAGACCCTGTGCTAGTTGAGTAGACAACTGGTGAAGTTGTTTTACATCACACCAGCGGCGTATTTTTGCTGCATTGTTGCTCGAACAGAAATGCCTCAACTTGTCGACTCAGATGAGGCCACTCCGTTGCTCAGGGATGATGCCAGGAGGTGAGTGCAAAGTTCAACGGCCCCTGTTTCACTCGTTTACATTTAACGGTTTGCCGTAAAAGAGCATTGCTGCATGTTGTGCAAGCGCCCGCAACCCAGGCTGCTAACCAGGCATGGCATAGAAACCTTTGGATCGCATAGATTTGCTTTTATTGGCTCACTTTAATGACTTTCACTCACCTGTGCCCGTGTGCAGCGACCACCCCCAGAATGAAGATGACAGGAGTCGATGGAGGTCCATCAGAGTTATGTACTTCACCATGTTTCTCAGCAGCGTAGGTGAGATTTGTTAGAATTCCATAATGTGAGAGAGGATGTTTTTCAGGACGTTTCAGCCATCATAGGGACAAATGTATACAGAACCATCATCACCACGTTTGTCCTTTCCCAGCCAACCTATGTGTTTTGCCTTGCATGCTGTCACTGTAAGATGCACCTGGGTATCAGCCTGGCTTGTGTTTACTATATGATTCACATGTGACTGAGAATTTTACAGCCACTGAATCACAAATGTGTTATGCACTTTTTAAGGTTTCACCATTGTCATCACATCAATTTGGCCCTACTTGCAAAAGGTATGTATGTCTCACATTTTTTATGGTTATTGGTGGCTGGTGAATTTGAAATACTGTAGTAGAGTTTGTGTGTAGTGTGTAGTGTTGAGACCTAGCATGATtaacaggaaatgaaataagATATAAATAGTTTAGGGATTTAGAAGAAGTACTGCACTTATTTCTCCCAAAGATGCCAAGCCAGAACCCAGCGAATGTCTCAAAAAGTGAATTAGAAGATGCTTGTGGTATATTAATTTCTACCTGTTTCTGATCTAGATCGATGAAAGTGCCGATGCCAGCTTCCTGGGATGGGTGGTGGCAGCCTATAGCCTCGGTCAGATGGTGGCCTCGCCCATTTTTGGCCTGTGGTCTAATAAACGACCACGCAGGGAGCCCCTGGTGTGCTCCATCTTCATCAACTTGGCAGCTAATATCTACTACGCCTACGTTTACTTACCCAAAACTAATAATAAGTATCACATGCTCATATCCAGGGTCTTCGTGGGCTTCGGAGCAGGTGATCGTGCTCTTCTAGTGCAATTTTATTTGAAAACTTGAAAACTTTTCCTAAAATTACTTTTGGTCTTTTCATGGCAGGCAATGTTGCTGTGGTGAGGTCTTATGTTGCTGGGGCAACTTCACTAAAGGAGAGAACTGGTGCCATGGCGAACATGAGTGCCTGtcaggccctgggtttcatccTGGGTCCAGGTAAACATGGCTGTATTTGGTTCAGTTTGTTTACACAGCGGACATGTCAGTGTAGTGTAAAGGTTATGGATTTTagtgtttaatttatttcatcTTTGAATATGTCAGCCTTGCAGGCAGGCCTGTCTTTCATTGGTGAACAAGGAGTGACAGTGAAGTTCATACAGCTGCAACTTAACATGTACACCGCTCCCGCTATACTGGCTGCAGCTTTTGGCCTCATCAACATCCTACTAGTTGTTCTTGTGCTGAGGTGAGACTGgactctgcacaaacacacactggatctAGTTTTTGTGAAAACAACAtattctgttgttgttgcttataTTAGTTAAGCAACACCTAATGTTTGCTATTTTTATTGCTCAACAATAATagtactgttgttgttgttgttttggtttctattAACAGAGAACACCACATTGACGACAATGGAAGACTCATTCGATCTATCAACTACACATCAGATGGTATACATTATTCATTTCTCTTTGTTATCATATATTTTGTTGAACACAAATGCAAAAAGACCTTATAAATATAGCAGCTTCAACATTTCTGTACATTTCTCACCTTCAACTCACCCACTCCTGGTGTTGatgccttgttttttttgtttattcttCATCAGCAGATAGTTTTGATGCCAGTGAGGAGGCAGAAGAAAGCATCGACCATGCAGCAGTCCTGACTTCCAATGTGCTCTTCTTCATCGTCATGTTCATCTTTGCTGTCTTTGAAACGTAGGCTTTATCCAGACAAACTGTAGTCACGTTACAGTTCCACAATTTGTCTTTACTGTCACAAAATGTCTGCCATCGTTTAGTGAgatttaatatgtttttttcttttttagaatAGCCACCCCTTTGTCCATGGACATGTTTGCTTGGACGAGGAAAGAAGCTGTTTTGTATAACGGCATCATCATCTGTTGCATTGGATTTGAATCAATCTTGGTGTTCCTGGTTGTAAAGGTTGCCTCTAAAAGGTACTTCACGCATGTGTGTACTGTTTTATAATACATGCTTAGGCTGTCATGAGTTTAGTTGAAGAATGGCTTCAGTGATTTTTGAAATGCTTCCTATGCACTTTGTATGGAGGACTTGATATATGTTAATGGTGCTGACCAACCCTGTGTGTTTCCTTGATAAAATATGCATCCACCTGAAAAGCTTCTCCTTTTTGCACCACCTAAAATAGTTTTACTGTATTGTGTCAGTAGTTTGTGTAGCTACTGAAAGtgtattaatatactgtactgtacggtACATATACATTTAATGCCCTTGATGAACaacagcaagcatttaaaaaaTCACTACGTTTTCCTTTTAATATAGAACAATGTGTGTTTGCGTCCAGGTTTGGGGATCGTCCTGTGTTGCTAGTAGGTTTGGCCATTATATTCTGTGGCTTCTTTATTTTGCTTCCTTGGGGAAACCATTACCCCAAAATCCAGTGGGCAGGTATGAATCATTTAATAGCCACATATTGTTTCTGTGCCCTGTGCTAAAGTGATTTATAAATGAATTGAGTTTGGTGCTTTCTGTTTTATATAACTGAAATCATAAATTTtctgttttgacattttgacttAGGCCCTTTATAAGGTTTTAATTTGTGTCTGACACACTTTGGACTCTTCAACATTGCAGATGTCAAAAACAATTCTCTGGTCAGTCATCTGACTGGAGCCaccacagcctccaacagctctGTGGAGCCAACGGGTTGCCCGTATGAACAGACTTGGTGTCAGTATACGCCTGCTATACACCTAGCCCAATATATCTCATCTGACATTCTGATAGGCATTGGCTATCCCGCCTGCAATGTCATGTCCTACACTCTGTATTCCAAAATCCTTGGACCAACGCCTCAGGTAAGAAGCCTGTGAGGTACTAGTAAAGGAAAAATTATATGTTTGTCAAAATCCATGTATTATTTTGGAAGACCTTCTTAAAGGCTTTACTTTATTGTTCTTTCTTCAGGGTGTTTACATGGGATGGCTGACCGCTTCAGGCAGTGGGGCACGAACATTGGGTCCTGTCTTTGTCTCGCAGGTTTACACCATCCTGGGGCCCCGCTGGGCCTTTAGCCTCATCTGTGGTATGGTGCTGGGAGCCATCATCCTCCTCAGTTCACTTTATAACCGACTCATTGCCTTTTCTGTACGTCACGGAAGGATTATAGAGTAACACTTTGCACTGGAGAGACTAATGGCCATTAACTAATTTAGTTCTCACACATTAAATATTACAGTTGGCCAAGATTGATGCAAAAATGATAAATGTTGCTTATACTTAATCTAAAATGTTGCAACAGATAAACCTGTGAATTTAAATGGTGGGGACCAGGTTATTTCGCATAACCAAAGATGGATGCTTTGAACTGAGTTAAAATTAAGCTAAAACTGCAGTTGCACTTTCACTAGTTGTGAAATAAGCCATGTGACGCGTTTATATGGATGTATGGGGGTGTCTTGTAAGAGGTGGGTAtgtgattctttttttaaatcatcgAGTTACAAAAGAGACTGATTTATTGTAACTTAGAGCACAAGTTGTATGATATGATTACATTGTTGGTTTAAAAGACAAATTATATCTAAAAtgcataaatatacagtatttttaaaacCTGAAGATATGAGAATGAAGATATTTTAgaataatcataatttatttcatGTCTGCATTTTAATAACAGAAAATATGCTGACTACTGTTACCCTACACATAGAGGGTATgactttttacagtaaatatttaccatgttttttttttctttcttaaccTTAACATGTTTTCTGCAGAGATTCTCATTGAAGTGAGATTATCTGGAAGCTGAGACATGGCCTCAGTACTTCGAGTCGAAGCCTGTTGTTGTTACAATTACAGGTTGTTGTCTACTTGAAATAATTCATAGATTGATGCGGGACTGTATGTATAATTAAATGTGTGATGCATTAAACAGTGACACTTGTGTGTTTCCAATAAGTAAAAAAAGCTTTGTGTCAGAATGTTATCTTAAAGTCAGAAATGTAAACATGGAAACGAAGTGTGCAGCTTACGATGACTGTCACGCAGGATTGACCTTAGCCAGGCTGAGTTGCGCATGCGCAATCAAAGGTTAAAAGTTTTCCGCGTTCACGCGACTTTAGCTTGGAGCGCGCAAGGAACGTGCACGCAGCAGTAGATAGGCGCCGCTGATAGTAGTGTTAAAGTAATGCATGTTGCATTTATAAATACATAATGGTGTTGGAAGGCACGTGTTGCTGAATATGGATATGTTCAGAGAGGAGCAGGGTGAGAAAGGGTTTTCTTTGTTGTTGGGAGGAAGTTGGATTCTAGTTTAGCTAAGAAGCTAGCTCAAGCGTACGTTGTTCCAGTTTTTGTTGATAGCTTGCAGATAAACCGCTTCCTTAGCCATGAAATGTCTGCTAAACTGTACATTAAAGTCATTTATATTGTTGCTCTTACTACTTTTCAGAGTTCACGGATATCCGTACGGTCGTAAGTACATCTTTTAGTGCATTCTACTAATGAGCGCATACTTAATGTTGCACTTTTAGTAGGTAGCGATTAAAGTACGCTAGCTGGTGTTGACATAACACTGAACCAACGTCAGACCTTGTCTCCGCGTAGGTGTAGCTGCTCCTGTGTTACAGGCAACATAAAGCAAACAATGGCCTCACCAGACTAAACTTTGCCACGCTGACGCTGTCGTCACAGATAGTTGAGCGCCTCCAGTGCTACGGCACAGTGGGACCTATAGTCAAAAGTTAGCAAAACAATAGTTCACGTGCTACAATGTTGGCTATTTATACTCATACTTTTTCCAATATATGACTAATAGGTCCTATATTATTGAAAAATTCAAACAAAATATCGTCACTCTCCatcagagtctgtgttccttAATTCTCCCCTTAAGGGCTCATTAGGGCGTTTGCCTGAGTCCGCACGTCTGTTCAGCAAGGCCAAACAGACAGACGTGCACCtggtcatttcctgtctgtgtgatcTCTGAGGTGCACAGATGGTTTTGTATAAGAACCATCTGTCAAACATTTTAGCATAGAGAAATTAAACTTTACAAATTTCTCCAACACTCTACCAATAGAAACGATTAAGGATGTGGCATTATTGTAGGACGCTTGTGAAAAAGCAGCTTTGTTAcattgcatgtttgtgtgtattatgGTCATTTTGGTATATTAGATGCATATCTATTTGTTGCGCTTGAACGCTCTCACTGAGCAGTGAGTCAGGTTCCCAGGAAGTTGAAACTGAAAGCACAGAACACTTCATTGAATTAAAGCTCACTGCAAAGCAGGGTGATCGGCTGCACAAGCCCTGGCATGTGATTTTACTGAATATGGCATTACATACGAAGACAATAAGCGTTTTGATGCTGGATGTGATGAGCTAATCTGACGGTTGTCAGCATATTTGAGAGACTGACTTTCTTTTTCCTATCTAGCAAAGGGTTATGGATATGTTTGAGGGACGTTCCCAGATGCAGAGGATGATTAATCTTCGCCTTATTGGTAAGATTCAACTTACACTATATTTCACTCTGTCTCAgagtttgttttgctgtaattttgtgatgtttttgattttacacatttatttgttATAGTATAAGCAATAACATATCTTTAACAGGAATGGAATACGATGCGTTAGATGACACAGACGAGGATGATTATGCTTTTACCAATTTTGGGCATGCTTATAACCATTTCCATGGATACACAAGGGATGCTGACATGAGTGACAATAAGGAATTAAGTCGGAACCGTACAAGGTCGAAGGAATCCGTTTATCAGCCCACACTGCAATATTGGGCAGCTCGAGACTTTATTCGCCCGGCCCCTATAGAAGTTCAGTTAAAGGAGAGTGTAAGTTTCCTTTTTATCTTGGTAAGTTATCTTACCTTATTCACGATATTGGGTGCTTGGTCTAAATGGTTGCATGTATATTTGTGACTTTATCAGAATACTGAAAGAAGAGCATGTTTTTTGCAAGAaaccaaaaaaaggaaagaaaaggctCAGAAGAAGCGGCTTAAGAAACAAGTAAATTCTGCTTTCCATTTTGATTTTATACTAATGACTGAATGTTGCTGTCTAACTAAAGCCTCACTTTCttgtgaaacagaaacagaaggaaAGACGACGCCTCGAGAAGatagaaaaggaaaaaatcaACCCTGATAAGATGGAAGAGGTAATGATCACCTGTAAGGCTGCTGCAAATGGGAGCCTtgtgtataaatgtataaagCTGCAAACTCGTATTCTAAcaccttttttactgttttGCAGGAAAAGGTTGATGCAAAGCAGAGTAAAGCTGAGGAAAGTACGTCAGTTGATGAAAAAACCAAAGATGGTATGAATGCCAGCGTTAAGGAATTTGCTTCAGTTGAACATACAGACAGCAGTGACAGTAGTGAAGATGAATCAGATCATGAAGATAGCGACACCAAGAATGACTCTGGTGACTCTGAGGTAACAAAATGCTCATACTACTGTTTTGTTGAAATAAAGGGAATTATTTAATGGC carries:
- the mfsd8 gene encoding major facilitator superfamily domain-containing protein 8 isoform X3, whose protein sequence is MPQLVDSDEATPLLRDDARSDHPQNEDDRSRWRSIRVMYFTMFLSSVGFTIVITSIWPYLQKIDESADASFLGWVVAAYSLGQMVASPIFGLWSNKRPRREPLVCSIFINLAANIYYAYVYLPKTNNKYHMLISRVFVGFGAGNVAVVRSYVAGATSLKERTGAMANMSACQALGFILGPALQAGLSFIGEQGVTVKFIQLQLNMYTAPAILAAAFGLINILLVVLVLREHHIDDNGRLIRSINYTSDADSFDASEEAEESIDHAAVLTSNVLFFIVMFIFAVFETIATPLSMDMFAWTRKEAVLYNGIIICCIGFESILVFLVVKVASKRFGDRPVLLVGLAIIFCGFFILLPWGNHYPKIQWADVKNNSLVSHLTGATTASNSSVEPTGCPYEQTWCQYTPAIHLAQYISSDILIGIGYPACNVMSYTLYSKILGPTPQGVYMGWLTASGSGARTLGPVFVSQVYTILGPRWAFSLICEILIEVRLSGS
- the mfsd8 gene encoding major facilitator superfamily domain-containing protein 8 isoform X2, whose amino-acid sequence is MPQLVDSDEATPLLRDDARSDHPQNEDDRSRWRSIRVMYFTMFLSSVGFTIVITSIWPYLQKIDESADASFLGWVVAAYSLGQMVASPIFGLWSNKRPRREPLVCSIFINLAANIYYAYVYLPKTNNKYHMLISRVFVGFGAGNVAVVRSYVAGATSLKERTGAMANMSACQALGFILGPALQAGLSFIGEQGVTVKFIQLQLNMYTAPAILAAAFGLINILLVVLVLREHHIDDNGRLIRSINYTSDDSFDASEEAEESIDHAAVLTSNVLFFIVMFIFAVFETIATPLSMDMFAWTRKEAVLYNGIIICCIGFESILVFLVVKVASKRFGDRPVLLVGLAIIFCGFFILLPWGNHYPKIQWADVKNNSLVSHLTGATTASNSSVEPTGCPYEQTWCQYTPAIHLAQYISSDILIGIGYPACNVMSYTLYSKILGPTPQGVYMGWLTASGSGARTLGPVFVSQVYTILGPRWAFSLICGMVLGAIILLSSLYNRLIAFSVRHGRIIE
- the mfsd8 gene encoding major facilitator superfamily domain-containing protein 8 isoform X1; this encodes MPQLVDSDEATPLLRDDARSDHPQNEDDRSRWRSIRVMYFTMFLSSVGFTIVITSIWPYLQKIDESADASFLGWVVAAYSLGQMVASPIFGLWSNKRPRREPLVCSIFINLAANIYYAYVYLPKTNNKYHMLISRVFVGFGAGNVAVVRSYVAGATSLKERTGAMANMSACQALGFILGPALQAGLSFIGEQGVTVKFIQLQLNMYTAPAILAAAFGLINILLVVLVLREHHIDDNGRLIRSINYTSDADSFDASEEAEESIDHAAVLTSNVLFFIVMFIFAVFETIATPLSMDMFAWTRKEAVLYNGIIICCIGFESILVFLVVKVASKRFGDRPVLLVGLAIIFCGFFILLPWGNHYPKIQWADVKNNSLVSHLTGATTASNSSVEPTGCPYEQTWCQYTPAIHLAQYISSDILIGIGYPACNVMSYTLYSKILGPTPQGVYMGWLTASGSGARTLGPVFVSQVYTILGPRWAFSLICGMVLGAIILLSSLYNRLIAFSVRHGRIIE
- the mfsd8 gene encoding major facilitator superfamily domain-containing protein 8 isoform X5 — translated: MRPLRCSGMMPGGFTIVITSIWPYLQKIDESADASFLGWVVAAYSLGQMVASPIFGLWSNKRPRREPLVCSIFINLAANIYYAYVYLPKTNNKYHMLISRVFVGFGAGNVAVVRSYVAGATSLKERTGAMANMSACQALGFILGPALQAGLSFIGEQGVTVKFIQLQLNMYTAPAILAAAFGLINILLVVLVLREHHIDDNGRLIRSINYTSDADSFDASEEAEESIDHAAVLTSNVLFFIVMFIFAVFETIATPLSMDMFAWTRKEAVLYNGIIICCIGFESILVFLVVKVASKRFGDRPVLLVGLAIIFCGFFILLPWGNHYPKIQWADVKNNSLVSHLTGATTASNSSVEPTGCPYEQTWCQYTPAIHLAQYISSDILIGIGYPACNVMSYTLYSKILGPTPQGVYMGWLTASGSGARTLGPVFVSQVYTILGPRWAFSLICGMVLGAIILLSSLYNRLIAFSVRHGRIIE
- the mfsd8 gene encoding major facilitator superfamily domain-containing protein 8 isoform X4, giving the protein MEVHQSYVLHHVSQQRFTIVITSIWPYLQKIDESADASFLGWVVAAYSLGQMVASPIFGLWSNKRPRREPLVCSIFINLAANIYYAYVYLPKTNNKYHMLISRVFVGFGAGNVAVVRSYVAGATSLKERTGAMANMSACQALGFILGPALQAGLSFIGEQGVTVKFIQLQLNMYTAPAILAAAFGLINILLVVLVLREHHIDDNGRLIRSINYTSDADSFDASEEAEESIDHAAVLTSNVLFFIVMFIFAVFETIATPLSMDMFAWTRKEAVLYNGIIICCIGFESILVFLVVKVASKRFGDRPVLLVGLAIIFCGFFILLPWGNHYPKIQWADVKNNSLVSHLTGATTASNSSVEPTGCPYEQTWCQYTPAIHLAQYISSDILIGIGYPACNVMSYTLYSKILGPTPQGVYMGWLTASGSGARTLGPVFVSQVYTILGPRWAFSLICGMVLGAIILLSSLYNRLIAFSVRHGRIIE